In one window of Schistosoma haematobium chromosome 5, whole genome shotgun sequence DNA:
- a CDS encoding hypothetical protein (EggNog:ENOG410VD12~COG:S): MTDLESWFKCPILLHGEFYITITDCTEPTLDDIEFRKTAVVNLSSIKYNKTPVLFYYSEWLKLVRAVTWFKRFIEFLMVLRLPSCEGPVHLGCLKVKELEIAKRKILLMAQREVYGELLSEFKNSSKVVSHDGLKGLSLIMLDGLLCVGGRLRYSDFPNAFRYPVILPSRHLVTEMIIRHCHKEQGHVGRSLEKGYGYVFTCLQTWAVHIEMMCSLITDSFLMALLRFIGRRRKPPEIYSVSASSFVGTVSELSKFVQQSNQKINIELSARPSSKSMGGVWGRVIRSISRLLLFIIREQVKQASLKLWISLCCY; encoded by the coding sequence atgaccgatcttgaatcttggttcaaatgtcctattTTATTGCATGGCGagttttatataacaatcactgactgtacGGAACCTACtcttgacgatattgagtttagaaaaactgctgtggttaacttgagtagtataaagtacaacaagACACCTGTTCTCTtttattattccgagtggttgaaattagtcagagctgtaacctggtttaaaaggttcatcgaattcctgatggtacttcgtttgccgagttgtgaaggacccgttcatctaggatgtttaaaggtcaaagagcttgagattgccaagcgtaagattttattgatggctcagagagaagtgtatggagaattacttagtgaatttaaaaacagcagtaaagtagtaagcCATGATGGTCTGAAAGGTTTATCgttgataatgcttgatgggttactctgcgttggaggtcgactaagatactcagatttcccaaatgcttttagatatccagtaattttacctagtcgacacttagtgacggaaatgataattagacattgtcataaagaacaaggacacgtaggaagatcattagaaaaagggtatggatatgtgtttacttgtttgcaaacatgggcagtacatattgaaatgatgtgtagtttgattactgattcatttttaatggctctattacgttttattggaagaagaaggaaacctccagAGATTTACAGTgtcagtgcgtcaagcttcgtggggacagtttctgagttaagcaagtttgtgcagcagtcgaatcagaagataaacattgaattgtcagcgaggccctcatccaaaagcatgggtggagtttggggaagagtgattaggtctatatcaCGACTGTTATTGTTCATCATCAGAGAACAGGTGAAGCAGGCctccttgaagctttggattagtctttgttgttattaa
- a CDS encoding hypothetical protein (EggNog:ENOG410VD12~COG:S), translating to MVFTSSCNIKHEKPDLRVVLDCAAQFAGVPRNDMIYQELDTTVELMCILLSFRKEAVAIPADVEEMFMQVNVPESDRGASRFLWWQEGDMSRGPSEFQMTTHAFGATSSPFRANLALNKTAQIFSDDYDSYVVDTVKNNFYVDDCLISIPTCDQAKSFVKHISELLCRGSMQKMTDLESWFKCPILLHGEFYITITDCTEPTLDDIEFRKTAVVNLSSIKYNKTPVLFYYSEWLKLVRAVTWFKRFIEFLMVLRLPSCEGPVHLGCLKVKELEIAKRKILLMAQREVYGELLSEFKNSSKVVSHDGLKGLSLIMLDGLLCVGGRLRYSDFPNAFRYPVILPSRHLVTEMIIRHCHKEQGHVGRSLEKGYGYVFTCLQTWAVHIEMMCSLITDSFLMALLRFIGRRRKPPEIYSVSASSFVGTVSELSKFVQQSNQKINIELSARPSSKSMGGVWGRVIRSISRLLLFIIREQVKQASLKLWISLCCY from the coding sequence atggtatttacctcatcgtgcaatattaaacatgaaaaaccagatcttagagtggtccttgattgtgccgcccagtttgcaggggttccccgaaatgatatgatttatcaagaactcGATACTACCGTTGAGttaatgtgtatattattaagttttcgcaaggaggcagttgcaatccctgcagatgttgaagaaatgttcatgcaagtgaatgtccctgagtctgatcgaggagcttcaagatttctgtggtggcaggagggggaCATGTCGAGAGGACCgtctgagtttcaaatgacaactCATGCATTTGGTGCCACATCATCGCCCTTTCGTGCGAACcttgccttgaataagacggcccaaatattctctgacgattATGATAGTTATGTCGTAGATactgtcaagaataatttctatgttgatgattgcttgatatctattcccacttgtgatcaagcaaagagtttcgttaagcatataagtgaattattatgtagaggaagtatgcaaaaaatgaccgatcttgaatcttggttcaaatgtcctattTTATTGCATGGCGagttttatataacaatcactgactgtacGGAACCTACtcttgacgatattgagtttagaaaaactgctgtggttaacttgagtagtataaagtacaacaagACACCTGTTCTCTtttattattccgagtggttgaaattagtcagagctgtaacctggtttaaaaggttcatcgaattcctgatggtacttcgtttgccgagttgtgaaggacccgttcatctaggatgtttaaaggtcaaagagcttgagattgccaagcgtaagattttattgatggctcagagagaagtgtatggagaattacttagtgaatttaaaaacagcagtaaagtagtaagcCATGATGGTCTGAAAGGTTTATCgttgataatgcttgatgggttactctgcgttggaggtcgactaagatactcagatttcccaaatgcttttagatatccagtaattttacctagtcgacacttagtgacggaaatgataattagacattgtcataaagaacaaggacacgtaggaagatcattagaaaaagggtatggatatgtgtttacttgtttgcaaacatgggcagtacatattgaaatgatgtgtagtttgattactgattcatttttaatggctctattacgttttattggaagaagaaggaaacctccagAGATTTACAGTgtcagtgcgtcaagcttcgtggggacagtttctgagttaagcaagtttgtgcagcagtcgaatcagaagataaacattgaattgtcagcgaggccctcatccaaaagcatgggtggagtttggggaagagtgattaggtctatatcaCGACTGTTATTGTTCATCATCAGAGAACAGGTGAAGCAGGCctccttgaagctttggattagtctttgttgttattaa